One region of Glycine max cultivar Williams 82 chromosome 9, Glycine_max_v4.0, whole genome shotgun sequence genomic DNA includes:
- the LOC100783605 gene encoding probable inositol transporter 2 gives MEGGVPEADISAFRECLSLSWKNPYVLRLAFSAGIGGFLFGYDTGVISGALLYIRDDFKEVDRKTWLQEAIVSMALAGAIIGASVGGWINDRFGRKKAILLADTLFFIGSIVMAAAINPAILIVGRVFVGLGVGMASMASPLYISEASPTRVRGALVSLNGFLITGGQFLSYVINLAFTSAPGTWRWMLGVAAVPALTQIILMVLLPESPRWLFRKGKQEEAKEILRRIYPPQDVEDEINALKESIETELNEEASASNKVSIMKLLKTKTVRRGLYAGMGLQIFQQFVGINTVMYYSPTIVQLAGFASNRVALLLSLVTAGLNAFGSILSIYFIDKTGRRKLLLFSLCGVVVSLVVLTVAFHETTTHSPMVSTIETSHFNNTCPDYSTAFNPGEWDCMKCLKASPECGFCASRANKLLPGACLISNDTTENQCQKEDRLWYTRGCPSQYGWLALVGLALYIIFFSPGMGTVPWVVNSEIYPLRYRGICGGMASTSNWVSNLIVAQSFLSLTQAIGTSSTFMIFIFITVAAIVFVIIFVPETKGLPIEEVENMLERRSLNFKFWQTSPDSNDIPIKQKNQSV, from the exons ATGGAAGGAGGAGTGCCTGAAGCTGATATCTCTGCCTTTAGAGAATGTTTGTCTCTATCATGGAAAAATCCTTATGTTCTTCGCCTTGCTTTCTCCGCTGGAATTGGAGGCTTTCTCTTTGGCTATGACAcag GAGTCATATCTGGAGCACTTTTGTACATCAGAGATGATTTCAAAGAGGTGGATAGAAAGACGTGGCTGCAG GAAGCTATAGTGAGTATGGCACTTGCTGGAGCAATCATAGGAGCTTCAGTTGGTGGATGGATCAACGATCGATTTGGGAGAAAGAAAGCAATCCTTTTGGCAGATACCCTCTTTTTTATAGGGTCTATTGTGATGGCTGCTGCTATAAACCCAGCTATTCTGATTGTTGGTCGAGTTTTCGTTGGCCTTGGGGTTGGAATGGCCTCAATGGCCTCACCTTTGTACATCTCAGAAGCATCACCAACAAGAGTTCGAGGTGCCCTTGTTAGTCTCAATGGATTCCTCATCACTGGAGGACAGTTCCTTTCCTATGTCATCAACTTGGCCTTCACAAGC GCACCAGGAACATGGAGGTGGATGTTAGGAGTAGCAGCAGTACCAGCATTGACACAAATCATATTGATGGTTTTGCTCCCAGAATCACCTCGTTGGTTGTTCAGAAAG GGTAAACAAGAAGAAGCCAAAGAAATTTTGAGGAGGATTTACCCTCCCCAGGATGTTGAAGATGAAATCAATGCTTTGAAGGAATCAATTGAAACGGAACTCAATGAAGAAGCTTCAGCTTCAAACAAAGTCAGCATAATGAAGCTGCTGAAAACCAAAACTGTGAGAAGAGGTTTATATGCTGGAATGGGCCTTCAAATCTTCCAACAATTTGTGGGGATTAACACTGTTATGTACTACAGCCCCACAATTGTGCAATTAGCTGGTTTTGCATCAAATAGGGTTGCACTACTTCTATCACTTGTCACTGCAGGGCTTAATGCATTTGGTTCCATTTTAAGCATATATTTCATTGACAAGACTGGGAGGAGGAAGCTTTTGTTGTTTAGTTTGTGTGGTGTTGTGGTCTCACTTGTTGTTTTGACCGTGGCTTTTCATGAGACTACCACTCACTCCCCTATGGTCAGCACAATCGAAACCTCTCACTTCAACAACACATGCCCTGATTACAGCACTGCTTTCAACCCTGGTGAATGGGATTGCATGAAATGCCTCAAGGCCTCTCCAGAATGTGGCTTTTGTGCCTCTAGAGCTAATAAG CTCTTACCTGGGGCATGCTTGATTTCCAATGACACAACAGAAAATCAATGTCAAAAAGAGGACAGGCTATGGTACACTAGGGGATGTCCTAGCCAATATGGTTGGCTTGCATTAGTTGGCCTAGCACTCTACATCATATTCTTCTCACCTGGCATGGGAACAGTTCCATGGGTTGTTAACTCTGAGATCTATCCTCTAAGATACAGAGGAATCTGTGGGGGGATGGCATCTACCTCAAATTGGGTCTCTAATCTCATTGTGGCCCAGTCCTTTCTGTCCTTGACACAAGCCATTGGGACCTCATCTACATTCATGATATTCATATTCATCACTGTTGCAGCCATTGTGTTTGTCATTATTTTTGTGCCAGAAACCAAAGGACTTCCGATTGAGGAAGTGGAAAACATGCTGGAAAGAAGATCTTTGAACTTCAAGTTTTGGCAGACAAGTCCTGACTCTAATGATATACCAATAAAGCAGAAGAATCAGTCAGTTTGA